A genomic window from Halomonas sp. LR3S48 includes:
- a CDS encoding FecCD family ABC transporter permease — MSRVVTSTLPRRRNAAARGRKVTPAPSRVLAALALAVLAALLIAAMSGSAGLSPRVLLGEWPSPLAWQVWWQLRLPRLLLAALVGAMLASSGAAMQGLFRNPLADPTLLGLASGAGLAVALWIVLFDGAAGSFGLYGQFLAGFLGALGVCVLVFALGERQHGQEALFTLLLAGLAINTLAGAMGGVMAFIASDEQLRQLSLWGMGSLSHALWSATLGALIGIPPALWWLLRCARELDLLQLGELTAHGAGLDAPRLKHRVIVATALGVGLCVALAGIIGFLGLLVPHCLRLWLGPGHRLLLPASMLGGALLLIVADTLARTLASPAEIPVGLLTSLLGGPYFLWLLLKRRARC; from the coding sequence ATGAGCCGTGTTGTCACTTCCACCCTGCCCCGCCGGCGCAACGCCGCCGCAAGAGGTAGAAAAGTCACGCCAGCTCCATCCCGGGTGCTGGCTGCCCTGGCTCTGGCCGTGCTGGCAGCCCTGCTGATCGCAGCCATGAGCGGCAGCGCGGGGCTTTCGCCGAGAGTACTGCTCGGCGAATGGCCCTCTCCGCTGGCCTGGCAGGTATGGTGGCAGCTGCGCCTGCCGCGTCTGCTCCTGGCCGCACTGGTCGGCGCCATGCTGGCCAGCAGTGGCGCGGCCATGCAGGGGCTGTTTCGCAATCCCTTGGCCGACCCCACCCTGCTGGGCCTGGCCAGCGGTGCGGGGCTTGCCGTGGCGCTGTGGATCGTATTGTTCGATGGTGCCGCCGGTTCCTTCGGCCTGTACGGCCAGTTCCTGGCCGGCTTTCTCGGCGCGCTGGGCGTATGCGTATTGGTGTTTGCACTCGGCGAGCGCCAGCACGGCCAGGAGGCGCTGTTCACTCTGCTGCTGGCGGGACTGGCCATCAATACCCTGGCGGGTGCCATGGGTGGCGTGATGGCCTTCATCGCCAGCGACGAGCAGCTGCGCCAGCTCAGCCTGTGGGGCATGGGCAGCCTGTCGCATGCATTATGGAGTGCCACTCTGGGGGCGCTGATCGGCATCCCGCCGGCGCTGTGGTGGCTGCTGCGCTGTGCCCGAGAGCTCGATCTGCTGCAGCTCGGCGAGCTGACCGCCCATGGCGCCGGGCTCGATGCCCCTCGCCTCAAGCACCGCGTGATAGTCGCCACGGCACTGGGTGTGGGGCTGTGCGTGGCGCTGGCCGGCATCATCGGTTTCCTCGGCCTGTTGGTACCACACTGCCTGCGCCTGTGGTTGGGGCCAGGGCACCGCCTGCTGCTGCCCGCCTCGATGCTGGGAGGCGCCCTGCTGCTGATCGTGGCGGATACCCTGGCACGCACCCTGGCGAGCCCCGCCGAGATTCCGGTGGGGCTGCTCACCAGCCTGCTCGGCGGCCCCTACTTCCTGTGGCTGCTGCTCAAGCGGAGGGCGCGATGCTGA
- a CDS encoding 20S proteasome subunit A/B — protein MTTIVWDGTTLATDSLISVNGSTYNHAQKLFQLDNGEWVAFAGEQQEWWEVMEWLNAGAPRNDKPHVTRVEMIIAGPDGVYEMFNKLVRIPVKGPVAYGTGWKWALAAIDHGKNAVEAVEYAKTRDHDSGGEVQSVTPATRARVPFEVLMRDVEAAPATT, from the coding sequence ATGACCACAATCGTATGGGACGGAACGACGCTCGCGACGGATTCGCTGATCAGTGTCAATGGCTCGACCTACAACCATGCGCAGAAGCTGTTCCAGCTCGACAATGGCGAGTGGGTCGCCTTTGCCGGCGAGCAACAGGAGTGGTGGGAGGTCATGGAGTGGCTCAACGCCGGGGCGCCGCGCAACGACAAGCCGCACGTGACGCGGGTCGAGATGATCATTGCCGGCCCCGATGGCGTCTACGAGATGTTCAACAAGCTGGTACGCATTCCGGTCAAGGGCCCCGTTGCCTACGGCACCGGCTGGAAGTGGGCGTTGGCGGCAATCGACCATGGCAAGAATGCTGTCGAAGCGGTGGAATATGCCAAGACACGCGACCACGACAGTGGCGGTGAGGTACAGTCCGTTACGCCCGCGACCAGGGCCCGAGTGCCCTTCGAGGTGCTGATGCGCGACGTCGAGGCGGCACCCGCCACCACCTGA
- a CDS encoding NAD(P)/FAD-dependent oxidoreductase, translating into MPAPLLAIPSTPDLPERADAVVIGGGIIGVCAAYYLARQGVSVALIEKGRIGAEQSSRNWGWCRQQNRDARELPLSTKSLELWEEITADLGEDLGFRRCGLFYLSDSQAELDGWAKWRDFAITQGVTTHMLSAAEATERGAMTGKSWLGGVFSPTDGIADPSRAAPLIAKGVIKHGGSIHQFCAARGVETEAGRVSGVITEKGVIKTSQVVMAGGAWASSFCRQLGIRFPQASVRSSILSVMPGAKGLPDALHTAEVTVTRRGDGGYTLATSGRACLDPTPQQLRFSSHFLPMFAKRWQLLSPGDLQGWLSGHETRRKWALDRPTPMERVRILDPRPSERILRETLARARLLLPALGSVPVQAGWAGYIDSTPDGIPVIDEPANLPGFLLAAGFSGHGFGIGPGAGRLIAEMVTGKTPFVDHQQYRLARLNKGAWGKVSEF; encoded by the coding sequence ATGCCGGCTCCATTGCTAGCGATTCCATCCACGCCGGACCTGCCGGAGCGCGCCGATGCCGTGGTTATCGGCGGCGGCATCATCGGCGTATGTGCCGCCTATTACCTGGCTCGCCAGGGCGTGAGCGTGGCACTGATCGAAAAGGGCCGCATCGGAGCCGAGCAGTCCAGCCGCAACTGGGGCTGGTGCCGCCAGCAGAACCGTGACGCACGCGAGCTGCCACTGTCGACCAAGAGCCTCGAGCTGTGGGAGGAGATCACCGCCGACCTCGGTGAGGACCTCGGTTTCCGCCGCTGCGGGCTGTTCTATCTGTCGGATAGCCAAGCCGAGCTGGATGGCTGGGCCAAATGGCGCGACTTTGCCATCACCCAGGGGGTCACGACCCATATGCTGAGCGCCGCCGAAGCCACCGAGCGCGGCGCGATGACCGGCAAATCCTGGCTGGGGGGAGTGTTTTCACCCACGGACGGCATCGCCGATCCATCGCGGGCGGCACCGCTGATCGCCAAGGGCGTCATCAAGCATGGCGGGTCGATTCATCAGTTCTGCGCAGCACGCGGGGTCGAAACCGAAGCTGGACGCGTGTCGGGGGTGATCACCGAGAAGGGCGTGATCAAGACGTCACAGGTGGTGATGGCCGGCGGCGCCTGGGCCTCCTCCTTCTGCCGCCAGCTCGGCATACGCTTTCCGCAGGCGTCGGTGCGCTCCTCTATTCTCTCGGTCATGCCAGGCGCCAAGGGCCTGCCCGATGCGCTGCACACGGCAGAGGTAACGGTCACTCGACGGGGAGACGGCGGCTATACGCTTGCCACCTCGGGGCGCGCCTGCCTGGATCCGACGCCGCAGCAGCTTCGCTTTTCATCGCATTTCCTGCCAATGTTCGCCAAACGCTGGCAACTGCTCTCCCCCGGCGACCTGCAGGGCTGGCTGTCCGGCCATGAGACGCGCAGGAAATGGGCGCTCGACCGGCCCACTCCGATGGAGCGGGTGCGCATTCTCGATCCGCGCCCATCGGAGCGAATCCTGAGGGAGACCCTGGCCCGTGCACGCCTGCTGTTGCCCGCCCTGGGCAGTGTGCCCGTTCAAGCTGGCTGGGCGGGCTACATCGACAGCACGCCCGACGGCATCCCGGTCATCGACGAACCGGCTAACTTGCCCGGCTTCCTGCTGGCCGCCGGCTTTTCCGGTCATGGCTTCGGCATCGGCCCCGGCGCCGGACGCCTGATCGCGGAAATGGTCACCGGCAAGACGCCCTTTGTCGATCATCAGCAGTACCGACTGGCTCGCCTGAACAAGGGCGCCTGGGGCAAGGTATCGGAGTTTTGA
- a CDS encoding erythromycin esterase family protein, whose translation MTTPQDYVRDNAKPLAGRSSDYDDLLEQVGERPLVLLGEASHGTAEFYRMRAEITRRLIREKGFEAVIVEADWPDALRLNRYVRGEGDDTLKTAFDDFQRFPQWMWRNTEVRDFIGWLEEHNAGKEANEQVGFHGLDIYSLHRSAEAVIEYLEGIDPEQARIAREGYGCLDHGGDPVRYGHDAAFGLSRICEDAAVRLLADLLEKSAGYLGEDGPRSRDEQFFAEQNARVVVNAEHYYRAMFGSRVDTWNLRDEHMTDTIVELREHLRRQGGQGKLVVWAHNSHLGDASFTDMGWHRGQHNVGQLVRHRFGADQALLVGFTTHTGFVSAARDWDGPVEHRRVRPSMEGSVERLFHDSGNGDFYLPLGERAAPLKEPLWERAIGVIYRPESERISHYFKASVAQQFDAVFHLDETRAVEPFDKGELWRPEEVPDTYPFGV comes from the coding sequence ATGACGACTCCCCAGGACTACGTTCGCGACAATGCCAAGCCGCTTGCCGGTCGCAGCAGCGATTACGACGACCTGCTGGAGCAGGTCGGCGAGCGCCCGCTGGTACTGCTCGGTGAGGCCTCCCACGGCACGGCCGAGTTCTACCGTATGCGTGCCGAGATCACCCGGCGGCTGATCCGCGAGAAGGGCTTCGAGGCGGTGATCGTCGAGGCCGACTGGCCCGATGCGCTGCGGCTCAACCGCTATGTGCGCGGTGAGGGAGACGACACCCTCAAGACCGCCTTCGACGATTTCCAGCGTTTCCCGCAGTGGATGTGGCGCAATACCGAGGTGCGCGACTTCATCGGCTGGCTGGAGGAGCACAACGCCGGCAAGGAAGCCAACGAGCAGGTGGGTTTTCACGGCTTGGACATCTACAGCCTGCACCGCTCGGCGGAGGCAGTAATCGAGTATCTTGAAGGCATCGACCCGGAGCAGGCGCGTATCGCCCGCGAGGGCTACGGCTGCCTCGACCATGGCGGCGATCCGGTGCGTTATGGGCACGATGCTGCCTTCGGTCTCAGCCGTATCTGCGAGGATGCCGCCGTGCGCCTGCTTGCCGACCTATTGGAGAAGTCGGCCGGTTACCTGGGCGAGGATGGCCCGCGCTCGCGGGACGAGCAGTTCTTCGCCGAGCAGAATGCCCGTGTGGTGGTCAATGCGGAGCATTATTACCGTGCCATGTTCGGCTCACGGGTGGATACCTGGAACCTTCGCGATGAGCATATGACCGATACCATTGTCGAGCTGCGTGAGCACCTGCGCCGCCAGGGTGGGCAGGGCAAGCTCGTGGTCTGGGCGCACAACTCGCATCTGGGCGATGCCTCGTTCACCGACATGGGCTGGCACCGTGGCCAGCACAACGTCGGCCAGTTGGTGCGTCATCGCTTCGGTGCCGACCAGGCGCTGCTGGTGGGCTTCACCACCCATACCGGCTTCGTCTCGGCGGCTCGTGACTGGGATGGCCCGGTGGAGCACCGTCGGGTCCGGCCCTCCATGGAGGGCAGCGTCGAGCGGCTGTTCCACGACAGCGGCAATGGTGACTTCTACCTGCCCCTCGGCGAGCGTGCGGCCCCCCTGAAGGAGCCGCTGTGGGAGCGTGCCATCGGCGTGATCTACCGCCCCGAGTCGGAGCGCATCAGCCACTACTTCAAGGCTTCCGTGGCCCAGCAGTTCGATGCCGTCTTCCACCTCGACGAGACCCGCGCCGTGGAGCCGTTCGACAAGGGCGAGCTGTGGCGGCCCGAGGAGGTGCCGGATACCTATCCCTTCGGGGTGTGA
- a CDS encoding zinc metallopeptidase, whose product MIVVVIALLLAIFLLPNVWAKWVLARHSRGRDDYPGTGAELADHLLRRMGIEGVKVEMTEQGDHYDPEARRVRLSREHYEGRSLTAVTVAAHEVGHAIQHHEGYAPLTARARMVGVAQRAEKLGALLMMAAPFLFILTRLPGGLAIVIAAAVISFGTAALVHLVTLPVEFDASFNRALPLLREYVPPYDMPGARHVLTACAFTYVAASLASILNLGRWLVILRR is encoded by the coding sequence ATGATCGTAGTTGTCATTGCCCTGCTGCTGGCCATCTTCCTGCTGCCCAACGTCTGGGCCAAGTGGGTGCTGGCGCGTCATTCCCGCGGTCGTGACGACTATCCGGGTACCGGTGCCGAGCTGGCCGACCATCTGTTGCGCCGCATGGGCATCGAAGGCGTCAAGGTGGAGATGACGGAGCAGGGCGACCATTACGACCCGGAGGCGCGACGGGTGCGGCTATCCCGCGAGCACTACGAGGGTCGTTCGCTGACGGCAGTGACCGTGGCCGCCCATGAGGTCGGCCATGCCATTCAGCACCATGAAGGCTATGCACCGCTGACCGCCCGGGCGCGCATGGTCGGCGTGGCGCAGCGGGCCGAGAAGCTCGGCGCCCTGCTGATGATGGCCGCGCCTTTCCTGTTCATCCTCACCCGGCTGCCTGGCGGGCTGGCCATCGTCATCGCCGCGGCGGTGATCAGCTTCGGCACGGCGGCGCTGGTGCACCTGGTAACCCTACCGGTAGAGTTCGATGCCAGCTTCAATCGCGCCCTGCCGCTGCTCAGGGAGTACGTACCGCCCTATGACATGCCCGGCGCCCGTCACGTGCTCACCGCCTGTGCCTTCACTTACGTGGCGGCGTCGCTGGCGAGCATTCTGAACCTGGGGCGCTGGCTGGTGATCCTCAGACGATAA
- a CDS encoding TonB-dependent receptor domain-containing protein, producing the protein MKRATSCTGAMALFLLSPLALAQSSSGQHTATPDATSELAPLVVTGTRTPTDAFFAPLIVDVIDRHDPTLHTASRVEDILADQPGLHVAGQGRRNGQTLSLRGFDRNGVLVRLDGVRQDINTGHLGNFFLDPALLREVQIARGALSSLYGSNAMGGVISFETVDAGDLLRAGENGGARLSLRGATASDELGATLSLFGKRDLSDGSSLDGLVALGRSESGDIRRAGGQTTPEDASLDSLLAKGGWQLGNEHRLFTSWQHYREDANQPPNPQQLAVEDGNLRDRTTTSDNLQLGHRWTPTPVTQLDTRLTLSRQDIDEPTAERTLQRLGVQSDGYHRLEHGWLSQTLVFGAEASRATQRPGGTASGFPEADIDSTALYLDDTLTLGRYLDQGGAGEFDLGLGARHDSYRAEDADGRESDKSRLSPRLRLAWRPSNELMLYTGYAEAFRAPTLSELYADERHFGGFCMGPFVCVPDNFWVPNPDLQPETSKSWESGLAWRFGDWGLRASYFDTRAEDFIDTEVDIFAGTTRAVNVSRAQLWGYDARLDWSPSSLPVTAFLGLAEVSGRDRDSGEPLGSLTPLEALAGLDHHLAGTDLTLGWRGRFARSFDKQGEDQALPGYGLHDVQLAWQVTPLLSASLKLRNVADKEWYRPDGNLGDGRSLLANVSLQW; encoded by the coding sequence ATGAAGCGAGCAACGAGCTGTACCGGCGCCATGGCGCTGTTTCTGCTGTCACCGCTGGCCTTGGCCCAGTCATCCTCCGGCCAACATACAGCGACGCCCGACGCGACGTCCGAACTGGCACCGCTGGTGGTTACCGGTACGCGTACCCCCACCGACGCCTTCTTCGCCCCGTTGATCGTCGACGTAATCGACCGACACGACCCGACGCTGCACACCGCTTCACGGGTCGAGGACATCCTCGCCGACCAGCCCGGCCTGCACGTCGCCGGTCAGGGGCGGCGCAACGGTCAGACCCTGAGCCTGCGCGGCTTCGACAGGAACGGCGTGCTGGTACGCCTCGATGGTGTTCGCCAGGACATCAACACCGGGCACCTGGGCAACTTTTTCCTCGACCCTGCGCTGCTGCGCGAGGTGCAGATCGCCCGCGGCGCCCTGTCGAGCCTCTATGGCAGCAACGCCATGGGCGGCGTGATCAGCTTCGAGACGGTCGACGCCGGGGATCTGCTGCGCGCCGGCGAGAACGGCGGAGCCCGGCTCTCGCTGCGCGGCGCCACTGCCAGCGACGAACTCGGTGCCACGCTGAGCCTGTTCGGCAAGCGCGACTTGAGCGACGGCAGCAGCCTCGACGGCCTGGTCGCCCTGGGCCGCAGCGAATCCGGCGACATCCGCCGCGCCGGCGGCCAGACCACGCCGGAGGATGCCAGCCTCGACAGCCTGCTGGCCAAGGGCGGCTGGCAGCTCGGCAATGAGCACCGCCTGTTCACCAGCTGGCAGCACTATCGTGAAGACGCCAACCAGCCGCCCAACCCGCAGCAATTGGCGGTCGAGGATGGCAATCTGCGCGATCGGACCACCACCAGCGACAACCTGCAGCTGGGCCATCGCTGGACGCCGACGCCAGTCACTCAGCTCGACACTCGCCTGACCCTGAGCCGCCAGGACATCGACGAGCCTACTGCGGAGCGTACCCTGCAGCGCCTGGGCGTACAGAGCGACGGCTATCATCGCCTGGAGCACGGCTGGCTGTCCCAGACCCTGGTCTTCGGCGCCGAGGCAAGCCGTGCCACCCAGCGCCCGGGCGGTACGGCGTCGGGCTTCCCCGAGGCCGACATCGATAGCACCGCGCTCTATCTCGACGATACCCTCACCCTCGGCCGCTATCTCGACCAGGGCGGTGCCGGTGAGTTCGATCTCGGCCTCGGCGCTCGCCACGACAGCTACCGCGCCGAGGATGCCGATGGCCGCGAAAGCGACAAGAGCCGTCTCTCGCCACGTCTGCGACTGGCCTGGCGCCCCAGCAACGAGTTGATGCTCTATACCGGCTACGCCGAGGCCTTCCGCGCCCCCACGCTCTCCGAGCTCTATGCCGACGAGCGTCACTTCGGCGGCTTCTGCATGGGCCCCTTCGTCTGCGTTCCCGACAACTTCTGGGTGCCCAATCCCGACCTCCAGCCGGAGACCAGCAAGAGCTGGGAGAGCGGCCTAGCCTGGCGCTTCGGCGACTGGGGCCTGCGTGCCAGCTACTTCGATACTCGGGCCGAGGATTTCATCGACACCGAAGTCGACATCTTCGCGGGCACCACGCGGGCGGTTAACGTCAGCCGGGCTCAGCTATGGGGATATGACGCCCGCCTCGACTGGTCGCCTTCCAGCCTCCCAGTCACGGCCTTCCTGGGCCTGGCCGAGGTCAGCGGACGCGACCGCGACAGCGGCGAGCCGCTCGGCAGCCTGACCCCGCTGGAAGCCTTGGCCGGCCTCGACCACCACCTCGCCGGCACCGACCTGACGCTGGGCTGGCGCGGCCGCTTCGCCCGTTCCTTCGACAAGCAGGGCGAGGATCAAGCACTGCCCGGCTACGGCCTGCACGACGTACAGCTCGCCTGGCAAGTCACTCCGCTGCTTTCCGCTTCGCTCAAGTTGCGCAACGTTGCCGACAAGGAGTGGTACCGCCCCGACGGCAACCTCGGCGACGGGCGCAGCCTGCTCGCCAACGTCAGCCTGCAATGGTGA
- a CDS encoding ChuX/HutX family heme-like substrate-binding protein encodes MNATDATIQTRQAILEALDATRATSPHLPALEIAQRLDISEGELQAARLGRDVLTLPLSPHALAARFHQLGEVKALTRSRHAVLEQQGRYPALRGSEQAGLLLDPGGLDLRLHLAQWHWACLIRDRLPAKDGETAQRLSLQVFNRHGIALHKVFSQADEAPEAWQELEALGIVDVPAFTQFVEPPPRPLPQLPTLADEWSHMSDVHQFLGLLRRHELRRHEANALMEGRFTRALRTATCGQALFEAAASNLPLMLFVASPGCVQIRTGTVPAPQRMRGWLNLFGEDFTLHLDDAGIASVWQVHKPNRNGGVTSLEAFDAQGGLVLQIFAERREGQSERSEWRQLLDGLDAREAAA; translated from the coding sequence ATGAACGCAACAGATGCCACGATCCAGACCCGCCAAGCCATTCTCGAAGCCCTGGACGCCACCCGAGCGACCTCCCCTCACCTGCCGGCGCTGGAGATCGCCCAGCGCCTGGACATCAGCGAGGGCGAGCTGCAGGCCGCCCGCCTAGGCCGCGACGTGCTGACCCTGCCGCTGTCACCCCATGCGCTGGCCGCTCGCTTCCACCAGTTGGGCGAGGTCAAGGCCCTGACCCGCTCGCGCCATGCCGTACTCGAACAGCAAGGGCGCTACCCGGCGCTGCGCGGCTCCGAGCAAGCCGGCCTGCTGCTCGACCCGGGCGGGCTAGACCTGCGCCTGCACCTGGCCCAGTGGCACTGGGCCTGCCTGATTCGCGACCGGCTGCCAGCCAAGGATGGCGAGACCGCACAGCGCCTGAGCCTGCAGGTCTTCAACCGCCACGGCATCGCCCTGCACAAGGTCTTCTCGCAGGCGGACGAAGCGCCCGAGGCGTGGCAGGAGCTGGAAGCGCTGGGCATCGTTGATGTGCCCGCCTTCACCCAGTTCGTCGAACCGCCTCCGCGGCCTCTGCCGCAGCTTCCCACCCTGGCCGACGAATGGTCGCACATGAGCGACGTGCACCAGTTCCTTGGCCTGCTGCGCCGCCACGAGCTGCGCCGTCACGAAGCCAATGCGCTGATGGAGGGCCGCTTCACTCGCGCCCTTCGAACAGCGACCTGCGGGCAGGCGCTGTTCGAGGCCGCCGCGAGCAACCTGCCGCTGATGCTGTTCGTCGCCAGTCCTGGTTGCGTGCAGATCCGCACCGGCACGGTTCCGGCGCCGCAGCGCATGCGCGGCTGGCTCAACCTGTTCGGGGAAGATTTCACCCTGCACCTGGACGATGCCGGTATCGCCAGCGTCTGGCAGGTACACAAGCCCAACCGCAACGGTGGCGTCACCAGCCTGGAAGCTTTCGACGCTCAGGGAGGGCTGGTACTGCAGATCTTCGCCGAACGCCGCGAGGGCCAGTCCGAGCGAAGCGAATGGCGCCAGTTGCTGGATGGCCTCGATGCTCGCGAGGCAGCGGCATGA
- a CDS encoding heme/hemin ABC transporter substrate-binding protein — translation MRIPSWLTWLASLILLVGHMQASAAPPRTVVIGSDVAEILAALDGLEGVVGRDDTSQFPEGIAALPSVGYLRQLAAEGILSLAPERLIVTAAAGPHEVLGQLEAVGVEVMRIEQGASLAALPDKVRAVARAIGRDAAGEALATEVETDLARLEALRSATPGTQPRTMFLLSHSGMTPMAAGHDTAGQAIIEAAGARNAFAGFTGYKAVGAEALVNEAPEEVIVTRSGLEGIGGEIQLWQLPGLAMTPAGRERSLIVCDDQAALGFGPRTPLALLALHRALHEATDATSHAAEEGCWRVAP, via the coding sequence ATGAGGATACCGTCCTGGCTGACCTGGTTGGCCAGCCTGATCCTGCTGGTCGGGCACATGCAGGCATCGGCTGCGCCGCCACGCACCGTGGTGATCGGCAGCGACGTGGCCGAGATACTCGCCGCCCTCGATGGGCTGGAAGGCGTGGTCGGACGCGACGATACCAGCCAGTTTCCTGAGGGCATCGCGGCCCTGCCCTCGGTGGGCTACCTGCGCCAGCTGGCAGCCGAAGGCATCCTGTCGCTTGCCCCCGAGCGGCTGATCGTGACCGCCGCGGCCGGCCCACATGAGGTACTGGGCCAGCTCGAGGCGGTCGGTGTCGAGGTCATGCGCATCGAGCAGGGAGCGAGCCTGGCAGCGCTACCCGACAAGGTGCGGGCGGTGGCCCGCGCCATCGGTCGTGACGCTGCGGGCGAAGCGCTGGCGACCGAGGTCGAGACGGATCTCGCCCGGCTCGAAGCACTGCGCAGCGCCACGCCAGGCACCCAGCCGCGCACCATGTTCCTGCTCAGCCATAGCGGCATGACACCCATGGCCGCGGGACACGATACTGCCGGCCAGGCCATTATCGAAGCTGCCGGGGCGCGCAATGCTTTCGCCGGCTTCACCGGCTACAAGGCGGTGGGCGCCGAGGCACTGGTGAATGAAGCCCCCGAAGAGGTAATCGTCACCCGGAGTGGGCTCGAGGGCATCGGCGGCGAAATCCAGCTGTGGCAGCTCCCAGGACTTGCCATGACGCCGGCAGGGCGCGAGCGCAGCCTGATCGTGTGCGATGACCAGGCGGCACTCGGCTTCGGCCCGCGTACACCCCTGGCCCTGCTGGCGTTGCACCGGGCGCTGCATGAGGCAACCGATGCCACCAGCCACGCTGCCGAGGAGGGTTGCTGGAGGGTGGCGCCATGA
- a CDS encoding ATP-binding cassette domain-containing protein, with product MLSLIDAGYIRAPSLAPFSDRLEPGELLAIVGPNGAGKSTLLSLLSGYRRPDRGSVCLDGIPLHRWDSAMLARRRALVAQKLTLGFDWPVRELVALGSEASPREVEEVLAMLDLEALAGRGALSLSGGESQRMMIARALCQLGLGRTTSVTTDSVLLLDEPTSALDIGQQQRLMRLLRQLAERQRLTIACVLHDLNLAARYAHRVWLLECGRRIASGSPTEVLNFGALSRVFDAELEVRANHCDGSPLVVLAP from the coding sequence ATGCTGAGTTTGATCGACGCCGGCTACATCCGGGCACCGTCGCTCGCCCCCTTCAGCGACCGCCTCGAACCGGGGGAACTGCTGGCCATTGTCGGCCCCAACGGCGCCGGCAAGAGCACCCTGCTATCGTTGCTCTCGGGCTATCGCCGCCCGGACCGCGGCAGTGTCTGCCTGGACGGTATACCGCTGCATCGCTGGGATTCCGCCATGCTGGCCCGACGCCGCGCGCTGGTGGCACAGAAGCTCACCCTCGGTTTCGACTGGCCGGTGCGCGAACTGGTAGCGTTGGGTAGCGAAGCCTCGCCACGGGAGGTTGAGGAAGTACTGGCCATGCTCGATCTCGAGGCGCTTGCCGGGCGCGGTGCCCTGAGTCTCTCGGGCGGCGAATCCCAGCGCATGATGATCGCCCGGGCGCTGTGCCAGTTGGGCCTGGGCCGCACCACCAGCGTAACTACCGACAGCGTGCTGCTGCTCGACGAGCCCACCAGCGCGCTGGATATCGGCCAGCAGCAGCGCCTGATGCGCCTGCTGCGTCAGCTGGCTGAGCGGCAACGCCTGACGATCGCCTGCGTGCTGCACGATCTCAACCTGGCGGCGCGCTACGCCCATCGGGTCTGGCTGCTGGAGTGCGGCCGGCGCATCGCCTCGGGGTCGCCCACCGAAGTACTCAACTTCGGCGCTCTGTCGCGAGTGTTCGATGCCGAACTGGAAGTGCGGGCCAATCATTGCGACGGCTCGCCGCTGGTGGTGCTGGCACCTTAA
- the hemP gene encoding hemin uptake protein HemP — MCATSPDPTTARAQAATPHERSSKPGIVESSALLDEQGQLIIEHRGKRYQLRETRNGKLILTS; from the coding sequence ATGTGCGCAACCTCCCCCGACCCGACGACGGCCCGCGCGCAGGCCGCCACGCCGCACGAGCGTTCGAGCAAGCCCGGCATCGTCGAGAGCAGCGCGCTGCTCGATGAGCAGGGCCAACTGATCATCGAACACCGCGGTAAACGCTACCAACTGCGCGAGACGCGCAACGGCAAGTTGATACTGACCTCATAA